AAAAATGAAAAAAAAGAATATTCTGAAATTATTCACTCTTTGATCTGCTTCAGAACTTCTTCCATTACATCATCAACGTGCTGCCAGGTGATCTTATTCTGCTCAGTACCGTCACGCTTTACAATGAACGGTTTTCCTGAATCACCTGCTTCACGCATCTCTTTGTCAAGCGGAATTGAACCAAGATACGGCACATTAAGCTCTTCGGCTGCTTTTTCTCCGCCACCTCTGCCAAAGAGATCAACAATTTCCCCACAGTGAGGGCATGTAAACCCGCTCATGTTCTCAACAATACCAAGAACCTTAAGACCAATTTTCTCAACAAACTTTACAGACTTTGAGGAATCAAGGATTGCAACCTCCTGCGGAGTTGTAACGATGACTGCACCTGCAATATTCGGCGCAAGCTGAGCAACAGCAAGAGCCTCATCCCCCGTTCCCGGAGGGAGATCAACCACAAGGAAATCAAGTTCGCCCCAGTCGGTCTCTTCGAGGAACTGCTTAATTGCAGTGTTTTTCATAGGTCCG
The sequence above is a segment of the Methanoplanus limicola DSM 2279 genome. Coding sequences within it:
- a CDS encoding Mrp/NBP35 family ATP-binding protein, coding for MADNNSTECDGNCSSCASAAGCSDPKKTAAGIQQKVDINVKHVILVLSGKGGVGKSTVSTNLAMALSSKGYATGIADMDIHGPNIPKMLGIEDEKLTSMDGKKISPVKITGNLSVVSMAFLLPDKTSPVIWRGPMKNTAIKQFLEETDWGELDFLVVDLPPGTGDEALAVAQLAPNIAGAVIVTTPQEVAILDSSKSVKFVEKIGLKVLGIVENMSGFTCPHCGEIVDLFGRGGGEKAAEELNVPYLGSIPLDKEMREAGDSGKPFIVKRDGTEQNKITWQHVDDVMEEVLKQIKE